The following proteins come from a genomic window of Diceros bicornis minor isolate mBicDic1 chromosome 4, mDicBic1.mat.cur, whole genome shotgun sequence:
- the CD48 gene encoding CD48 antigen: MFSSRWERHLALELLLLLHLFLATTIQGHSKQIAISGSNVSLQISNLPADYKILTWLYTSEQKIVEHWNADKPHYFDSTFKHRVVLNLSSGALNIYKVQKEDSSTYLLRVVKAAGNEEEWKIPLEVFDPVPKPRINITTTQEVNNGCYLNIACEIPDQSVNYTWYGESGPFPRTPQSAVLEVTVGPQNYSKFYTCQVSNPVSSENDTVYFTSPCEQAISSGVAWIATWLAITVPTVFGLLWT; the protein is encoded by the exons ATGTTCTCCAGCAGGTGGGAACGGCATCTGGCTCTGGAACTTCTACTGCTGCTACATTtgttcctggcaaccaccattcaag GTCATTCAAAACAGATCGCAATCTCTGGCAGCAATGTGAGTCTTCAAATTTCCAATTTGCCTGCTGACTACAAAATACTCACCTGGTTGTACACTTCTGAACAGAAGATTGTAGAACACTGGAATGCTGACAAACCCCACTATTTCGATTCTACATTTAAGCACCGGGTCGTGCTTAATCTTTCAAGTGGTGCACTGAACATCTATAAGGTCCAGAAAGAGGACAGCAGTACCTACCTCTTGAGGGTGGTGAAAGCAGCTGGGAACGAGGAGGAATGGAAGATTCCACTGGAGGTATTTG ATCCTGTACCTAAGCCTCGCATAAATATCACGACGACACAGGAAGTGAACAACGGCTGTTATCTAAACATAGCATGTGAGATCCCGGACCAGTCCGTAAACTACACTTGGTATGGGGAGTCAGGGCCCTTTCCAAGAACACCCCAGAGTGCTGTGCTTGAAGTCACCGTTGGGCCGCAAAACTACTCAAAGTTTTACACCTGCCAAGTCAGCAATCCTGTGAGCAGTGAAAATGACACAGTGTACTTCACTTCACCCTGTGAACAGG CCATATCCTCTGGAGTAGCTTGGATTGCAACTTGGCTAGCAATCACAGTACCCACTGTTTTTGGCCTCCTATGGACCTGA